The following proteins are co-located in the Solanum pennellii chromosome 1, SPENNV200 genome:
- the LOC107018488 gene encoding uncharacterized protein LOC107018488, whose translation MARNRTSASGGQDPIPAPASGNTVRGRGRRRARGRGRGRVAAPVDVQVPVATQGRDRTVPPDAEVIHGDVQDRVEGNGPAQAPPSTIVPPVLQDTLARMLGILEGMAQAGALPVTSDGSQTRVGGQTPDPIVAPDSQTPRTQPAAAVAPRLDSMEFPDMTSHLVNRPSMTIDEQKMFGRFRLMNPPTYTGDLAEDAYEFIVSCHERLHNLGLVESHGVDYTAFQMTGSAKQWWRDYISSRPAGSHPLSWTEFTQVFLSKFVPRSERERKRAEFEGLQQNGMSVAEYEGKFHALARHASMILPTEAERVRRFVKGLIIPIRLGVSQVAASGVPFQKVVDAAKELEMIRREGFEQREGKRTRYSGDYGGAPPRSRGYLGRGYHPQSSRPIHAAIPASEAGYAGHNSSSSVHTSQGSSSRPVVRGGHSGHSGSSHQPASRRGCFECGDMGHFVRDCPRTRRGGLHQGSQASTSRAAQPPARGGAQNGRGGSHSGRGGSPSGRGGGRGGSQSDGGRSHCYAFPGRPEAEASDAVITGIIPVCHRPATVLFDPGSTYSYVSTYFAPSLDILCESLDLPIRVSTPVGDSVVVDQVYRLCTVTLMGYDTHADLKVLDMIDFDVILGMDWLSSYHAILNCHAKTITLAMPGIPIVEWRGTLSHPSKGVISFLKARQLVQRGCLAYLAHIRDTSIETPMLESIPVVSEFSEVFPTDLPGLPPDRDIDFCIDVEPGTRPISIPPYPEG comes from the exons ATGGCGAGGAATCGTACATCGGCAAGTGGTGGTCAGGATCCTATTCCTGCGCCTGCTTCTGGGAACACTGTCCGAGGTAGAGGTAGGAGACGAGCTCGAGGTCGGGGTAGGGGCCGTGTTGCAGCACCTGTGGATGTTCAAGTACCAGTAGCTACCCAGGGTCGTGATAGGACTGTACCTCCTGATGCAGAGGTTATTCATGGGGATGTGCAAGATCGTGTCGAGGGAAATGGGCCAGCTCAGGCTCCACCCAGTACTATTGTCCCCCCAGTGCTTCAAGATACCTTGGCTCGTATGTTAGGAATCCTAGAGGGGATGGCCCAGGCAGGAGCTTTGCCTGTCACTTCTGATGGCTCACAGACCCGTGTTGGAGGTCAAACTCCAGATCCGATAGTTGCTCCAGATTCTCAGACTCCCAGGACTCAGCCAGCTGCCGCTGTAGCTCCTCGTTTGGATAGTATGGAGTTTCCAGATATGACATCACATTTGGTGAACAGGCCTTCTATGACTATTGATGAGCAAAAGATGTTTGGGAGGTTCAGactaatgaatcctcctacttataCTGGTGACTTAGCTGAGGATGCATATGAGTTTATAGTTAGTTGTCATGAGAGGTTGCATAATCTTGGATTAGTGGAGTCTCATGGAGTTGACTACACAGCGTTTCAGATGACTGGCTCTGCTAAGCAGTGGTGGAGGGATTATATTAGTAGTAGGCCAGCTGGATCTCATCCACTATCCTGGACTGAGTTTACTCAGGTATTTCTATCCAAATTTGTTCCACGCAGTGAGAGGGAGCGCAAGAGGGCCGAGTTTGAGGGTTTGCAGCAAAATGGTATGTCAGTTGCAGAGTATGAGGGTAAATTTCATGCCTTGGCTAGGCATGCTTCGATGATACTTCCCACAGAGGCTGAGAGAGTGAGGAGGTTTGTTAAGGGGCTGATTATTCCAATTCGTCTAGGAGTTTCTCAGGTTGCTGCTTCTGGTGTTCCATTCCAGAAAGTGGTAGATGCTGCTAAGGAGTTGGAGATGATTCGACGTGAGGGATTTGAGCAGCGAGAGGGCAAGAGGACTCGTTATTCAGGTGATTATGGTGGTGCTCCGCCTAGGAGTCGGGGTTACTTGGGCAGAGGTTATCACCCTCAGTCCAGCAGACCCATTCATGCTGCTATACCAGCGTCTGAGGCTGGTTACGCTGGGCATAACTCTTCGAGCTCGGTACATACTTCGCAGGGTTCATCTTCTAGACCTGTAGTTCGTGGAGGGCATTCTGGTCATTCAGGTTCCTCTCATCAGCCTGCGTCTCGTAGGGGTTGCTTTGAGTGTGGTGATATGGGACACTTTGTGAGAGACTGCCCTAGGACCAGACGTGGTGGCTTACATCAGGGTTCTCAGGCTTCGACTTCCAGGGCTGCACAACCTCCAGCTAGGGGTGGTGCACAGAATGGTAGAGGTGGTTCTCATTCAGGTAGAGGTGGTTCTCCTTCTGGTCGAGGTGGTGGTCGTGGAGGTTCACAATCTGATGGAGGTCGTTCTCACTGTTATGCTTTTCCAGGTAGGCCAGAGGCTGAAGcctcagatgctgttatcacaggtattaTTCCGGTTTGTCATCGACCAGctactgtattatttgatccaggctctacttattcttatgtgtccACATATTTTGCTCCTAGTCTGGATATATTGtgtgagtctcttgatttgCCGATACGTGTTTCTACTCCTGTCGGGGATTCTGTAGTTGTAGATCAGGTGTATCGTTTATGTACTGTTACTTTGATGGGGTATGACACTCATGCAGATTTAAAGGTCTTAgatatgatagattttgatgtgattcttggtatggattggttatctTCTTACCACGCAATTTTAAATTGTCATGCCAAGACCATCACTTTAGCTATGCCTGGAATTCCTATAGTAGAATGGAGAGGTACTCTTAGTCATCCTTCTAAGGGTGTGATATCATTCCTTAAGGCTCGTCAGTTGGTACAGAGAGGATGTTTGGCGTACTTGGCCCACATTCGAGATACTAGTATTGAGACTCCTATGCTTGAGTCTATTCcagtagtgagtgaattttcagAAGTATTTCCGACCGATTTGCCAGGTCTTCCACCAGAtcgtgatattgatttttgtattgatgtggAGCCAGGCACTCGGcctatttccattcctccttatc CTGAAGGTTAG